GGTTATGGACTGCCTTCATTAGGCGAGAAGAGCCAGGGAGACCAATTTATAAAAATTGTGGTTAAAATTCCCAGAAAAATGTCCGACCGTCAAAAAAAATTGGTGGAAGAATTAGCCCAAGAAGGACTTTAGAATTCGGAAACAAGGGGCTTGTTTCCGACCCGGAAGCATCCCTCTCCATCCCCGTCAGACCTTTTGTGGAAATACAGAATCGGCTCGTTTTCAAAGATCGACTCGTTTTCAAATCTTCAAAATTGACGAGTTCGTAAAAATCAGGAGTTCTCACATTGTCGTCATTTATTAATAAATGATATAGAAATCCATGCCCTTATGCCATCATTTAGCCATTGATTTGGGTACCACTTATTCGGTTGCCTATCTCATTTCCAATGACTCTTTTCTTCTTGAGCCCACCTTTGTCGCCTTGAAGAAACAACACCATGCCCCCCTGGCCATCGGTCAGGAAGCCAAAAAGATGTTCGGTCTGACCCCTAAAAACATCCAGGTCATTCAACCCTTGCGAGATGGCGTTATTTCCGATTTTGATGTTTGCAGGTCCTTCTTGCAGGTCCTGATCAAAAAAATCTTAAATAAAAAAAGGGGGATCATCCGCAATGTACTTTTCTGTCTCCCTTGGGGTGCCACTGATGTAGAGGTCCGGGCCTATCGAAAACAGCTCGAACTTTTCCCCTTTTCCCGGATTTTTCTGATCCGGGAACCCTATGCCGCGGCACTGGGGGCGGAAATCCCTTTTGACAACCCTCCGGGAAACCTTTTGGTGGATTTTGGCGGCGGAACCACGGAAATAACGATCCTGGCCCTTGGTGGAATTGTGGATTGCATTTCCCTGAAGATCGGTGGGAATATCATGGATCAAGCCATTAAACAGGAAATCGAATTGAGACACCAGTTTTCTATTGGACTGACCACCTCCGAATCCTTAAAGATCCTTCATGGAAGTGTGGCCCCGGTCATAGAAGACTATTCCATTGATATTAAAGGATTTCACCGGTTTTATCGTTTTCCGAGACAGAACCAGATCAATTCCGCCGATATCCGAATGGCCCTGGAGCCGGCGACCCAAAAAATCCTCCAGGGAATCGCTATGGCCCTGGAATCATTATCGCCTGAATTGATCACCGATATTTCAAATAACGGGGTCACCTTGGTAGGGGGCGGGGCCCTGCTCAGAGGATGGCCCGAAAGAATAACAAAACGATTTAACCTCCCGGTTCAAATCCCTCCGGAACCCTATTACTGTGTGATCAGGGGAATGAAAAAGGTCCTCAATAATTTAAAAAAATATCGACCCCTGCTGGAAGAATAAAGGAATGGACAAACCCAAGGCAATTCTTACCCCCAAGGGGGAAAAATGGTTTCGTTCCGGCC
This Deltaproteobacteria bacterium DNA region includes the following protein-coding sequences:
- a CDS encoding rod shape-determining protein, with protein sequence MPLCHHLAIDLGTTYSVAYLISNDSFLLEPTFVALKKQHHAPLAIGQEAKKMFGLTPKNIQVIQPLRDGVISDFDVCRSFLQVLIKKILNKKRGIIRNVLFCLPWGATDVEVRAYRKQLELFPFSRIFLIREPYAAALGAEIPFDNPPGNLLVDFGGGTTEITILALGGIVDCISLKIGGNIMDQAIKQEIELRHQFSIGLTTSESLKILHGSVAPVIEDYSIDIKGFHRFYRFPRQNQINSADIRMALEPATQKILQGIAMALESLSPELITDISNNGVTLVGGGALLRGWPERITKRFNLPVQIPPEPYYCVIRGMKKVLNNLKKYRPLLEE